The Montipora foliosa isolate CH-2021 chromosome 14, ASM3666993v2, whole genome shotgun sequence genome window below encodes:
- the LOC137984958 gene encoding uncharacterized protein yields MFEDCVTSLRNYIKDRTNQKCFPPWNWLFVKLLSLLSRYPSGVTKAIILAEIQQSWNQFSQFQGRLEGQKARKLSVDSVFESRHIGYESILEATVERIDTVHGTHTNIAILRDPKGRNTLGMYMHQKLCLLQEELIKNHTLRFTSCRLIQGKGLSFAGHKVHLLPSENVVILCEGHDLERFNSFGSFLAMDKSTLPRHGSNVKAEVADMSFEETVHFPNGQTSIKRCIKVVDSEGIHVSLCLWDEQLPMAKLFTEGDTLAIQQPFVVPNQDEMFLLEYGPDTVIFCMSHDPERELVSSQMSSTQGTPVSVMKDNQGMLDYSTFPEQIFFSDIRPNMTRVIIFCTITSVGEMKVFTEEQVSGHMFVLTARDCTQSHSITVFDHTRDYYHSLYPGQSIILENVHTSNSSSSIALTLETNNFGRIWNVSAMPGWLATKCLFPPVLIRDIDKYDNCTCRAVITQVAKVGSSHTTKVHVSCQSEVEGFSGQFYCKKCGITYLNEMLNKPGQMRSPSTHWMWQFNLTLELHDSSGSIMAYMTNQTAQQLLQIKASQFAEHVAVMKDQILESVLAQECVFGISLFKGRHQIDAICFTS; encoded by the exons atgtttgaagatTGTGTCACTTCGCTGAGGAATTACATCAAAGATCGTACAAatcaaaaatgctttcctccatGGAATTGGCTCTTTGTAAAGCTCTTATCACTTCTTTCCCGCTACCCATCTGGCGTGACAAAAGCGATTATTTTGGCCGAGATTCAACAATCTTGGAATCAATTTAGTCAATTTCAAGGTCGATTGGAAGggcaaaaagcaagaaaacttAGCGTTGACTCCGTGTTTGAAAGCCGACATATCGGATACGAATCCATTTTGGAGGCAACAGTTGAAAGGATTGATACAGTCCATGGTACGCACACAAACATCGCGATCTTGCGCGATCCCAAGGGAAGGAATACGCTCGGAATGTACATGCATCAAAAGTTGTGTCTTTTACAAGAAGAACTAATCAAAAATCACACTCTTCGCTTTACCAGCTGTCGCTTAATTCAAGGTAAAGGCTTGTCTTTTGCTGGTCATAAAGTTCACCTTCTTCCATCAGAAAATGTTGTGATTCTGTGTGAGGGACATGACTTAGAAAGGTTCAACAGTTTCGGCTCCTTTCTAGCAATGGATAAAAGCACTTTGCCTCGTCATGGTTCTAATGTCAAGGCTGAGGTTGCAGATATGAGTTTCGAAGAAACTGTCCATTTTCCGAATGGACAGACGAGCATTAAACGGTGCATCAAAGTTGTGGATTCCGAAGGAATTCACGTCAGTTTATGTCTTTGGGATGAACAACTTCCTATGGCCAAGTTATTTACAGAAGGTGACACACTCGCTATTCAACAGCCCTTCGTTGTACCAAACCAAgatgaaatgtttttgttgGAATATGGTCCTGATACAGTTATATTCTGTATGTCACATGACCCAGAGCGAGAACTTGTCTCCAGTCAGATGTCAAGTACTCAGGGGACCCCTGTGAGTGTGATGAAAGACAATCAGGGAATGTTGGATTATTCCACTTTCCCTGAACAAATCTTTTTCAGTGATATCAG ACCAAACATGACCAGGGTGATAATATTTTGCACAATAACAAGTGTGGGTGAGATGAAGGTGTTCACAGAAGAACAAGTATCAGGACACATGTTTGTTTTAACAGCCAGAGATTGCACACAGAGTCATTCTATTACAGTGTTTGACCACACTAGGGATTACTACCATTCACTGTACCCAGGCCAAAGTATAATCTTGGAGAATGTTCACACCTCAA ATTCAAGTTCATCAATTGCCCTTACTCTGGAGACAAACAATTTTGGAAGAATCTGGAATGTAAGTGCCATGCCTGGTTGGTTGGCTACAAAGTGCCTGTTTCCACCTGTACTCATCAGAGATATTGACAAGTATGATAACTGTACATGTCGGGCTGTTATCACACAAGTCGCAAAAGTCGGAAGTAGTCACACCACCAAGGTTCATGTGTCATGTCAAAGTGAAGTGGAAGGCTTCTCTGGACAGTTTTACTGTAAAAAATGCGGGATTACTTATTTGAATGAAATGCTCAATAAGCCTGGACAAATG AGATCCCCATCAACTCACTGGATGTGGCAGTTTAACTTGACGCTTGAGCTGCATGACTCTAGTGGCAGTATAATGGCTTACATGACTAATCAGACAGCACAACAGTTGCTACAAATAAAAGCATCACAGTTTGCTGAACATGTCGCTGTTATGAAGGACCAGATCCTAGAGTCTGTCTTGGCACAAGAATGCGTCTTTGGCATTTCATTGTTTAAAGGAAGGCACCAGATTGATGCTATTTGCTTTACAAGTTGA
- the LOC137984965 gene encoding serine hydrolase RBBP9-like: MARGRVVIVPGNGAGDVEHANWYGWLRDKLIERGVDCVLKNMPDPVMAREEVWLPYMEKQLNCNENTVVVGHSSGAEAAMRYAEKHSVLGLVLVSACVTDLGDPTEEASGYYNRPWQWEQIKQNTQWIVQFGSTDDPFIAFSEQQQVAEGTLAEFHQFSNKGHFMSRAFPELMNILMNKLLTS, from the exons ATGGCAAGAGGACGAGTTGTCATTGTTCCTGGAAATGGTGCAGGTGATGTAGAACATGCTAACTGGTACGGATGGCTTAGAGACAAGTTAATTGAG aGAGGAGTTGACTGTGTCCTAAAGAACATGCCTGATCCAG TGATGGCGCGTGAAGAAGTTTGGCTCCCATATATGGAAAAGCAGCTCAACTGTAATGAAAATACAGTGGTTGTTGGACATAGTTCTGGAGCAGAGGCTGCAATGAG GTATGCAGAAAAGCATTCTGTCCTTGGTTTAGTTTTGGTGTCAGCTTGTGTCACAGATTTGGGAGATCCAACTGAAGAAGCCAGTG GTTACTATAATCGTCCCTGGCAGTGGgaacaaatcaaacaaaacactCAATGGATTGTGCAATTTGGATCAACTGATGATCCTTTTATTGCCTTCAGTGAACAGCAGCAAGTCGCTGAAGGAACGCTCGCAGAGTTTCACCAGTTCTCTAATAAAGGACACTTTATGTCCAGGGCATTTCCTGAACTTATGAATATTTTGATGAACAAGTTACTGACCAGCTGA